A section of the Streptomyces sp. Je 1-369 genome encodes:
- a CDS encoding SDR family NAD(P)-dependent oxidoreductase yields the protein MTQQRTAIVSGGTRGIGLALSRRLVHMGYGVTALYRRDAAAADDAVKELGPALRPVCVDLADGPAVAGAAAEILSAHGAPAVLVNNAGVNVDRPFLEMTHEDWHRVIDSNLSGVFHLTRAVAPAMMAADAGAAIVNIGATTGIRPRLNGANYCASKAGLLQLTKCLALELAPKIRVNCLIPGVIGTEEVTERLGLDDEDARERVLAGIPQRRIGTCADIADALAFLIGPGSGYLTGQRLIIDGGQFMW from the coding sequence ATGACGCAGCAGCGGACCGCGATCGTCTCGGGCGGGACTCGCGGCATCGGCCTTGCGCTGAGCCGCCGCCTCGTGCACATGGGATACGGCGTCACCGCCTTGTACCGCCGGGACGCCGCGGCGGCGGACGACGCCGTCAAGGAGCTGGGCCCGGCACTTCGGCCCGTGTGTGTCGACCTGGCCGACGGGCCCGCCGTCGCGGGTGCGGCCGCCGAGATACTCTCCGCCCACGGCGCGCCGGCCGTGCTGGTGAACAATGCGGGGGTCAACGTGGACCGGCCCTTCCTGGAGATGACCCACGAGGACTGGCACCGCGTGATCGACAGCAACCTGTCCGGTGTCTTCCACCTGACACGGGCTGTCGCTCCAGCGATGATGGCGGCGGACGCCGGGGCGGCCATCGTCAACATCGGGGCGACCACAGGGATCCGGCCGCGGCTCAACGGCGCCAACTACTGTGCCAGCAAAGCCGGGTTGCTCCAGCTGACCAAGTGCCTGGCGCTCGAACTCGCCCCCAAGATCCGCGTCAACTGCCTGATCCCCGGGGTGATCGGGACGGAAGAGGTCACCGAGCGGCTCGGCCTCGACGACGAGGACGCCCGCGAGCGCGTGCTCGCCGGGATTCCGCAGCGGCGGATCGGCACCTGCGCGGACATCGCGGATGCCTTGGCGTTCTTGATCGGTCCGGGGAGCGGATATCTGACCGGCCAGAGACTGATCATCGATGGCGGTCAGTTCATGTGGTGA